The genomic region gcttattggtggttataggaagagtggtccaacattccggctgagaggtgtaagaagcttattgatggttataggaagagtggtccaacattccggctgagaggtgtaagaagcttattgatgcttataggaagagtggtccaacattccggctgagaggtgtaagaagcttattgatggttataggaagagtggtccaacattccggctgagaggtgtaagaagcttattgatggttataggaagagtggtccaacattccggctgagaggtgtaagaagcttattgatgcttataggaagacactgatttcatttattttttccaaagggtgtgccaccaaatattaagttaaggtgccaataattttgtccagaccatttttggagtttggtgacattatgtccaatttgctttttttcctccttttttggtttagttccaatacacacaaagggaataaacatgtgtataacaaaacctgtgttactgcaatcctttcctgtgaggaatacttcattttatagaaaaatgtatcaaagtctatttcccgcatcaatataaaCCAAACTAGagtgttaggccggtctattgtgcacctaatttatcaaaagttgctCTGTATATTCCTGCTCTCTATATTAGTCATGGTCTGTATATTCCTGCTCTCTATATTAGTCCTGGTCTATATATTTCTGCTCTCTATATTAGTCCTGGTCTGTATATTTCTGCTCTCTATATTAGTCCTGGTCTATATATTTCTGGTCTCTATATTAGTCCTGGTCTGTATATTTCTGCTCTCTATATTAGTCCTGGTCTATATATTTCTGCTCTCTATATTAGTCCTGGTCTGTATATTTCTGCTCTCTATATTAGTCCTGCTCTGTATATTTCTGCTCTCTATATTAGTCCTGGTCTATATATTTCTGGTCTCTATATTAGTCCTGGTCTGTATATTTCTGCTCTCTATATTAGTCCTGGTCTATATATTTCTGCTCTCTATATTAGTCCTGGTCTGTATATTTCTGCTCTCTATATTAGTCCTGCTCTGTATATTTCTGCTCTCTATATTAGTCCTGGTCTGTATATTTCTGCTCTCTATATTAGTCCTGGTCTGTATATTTCTGCTCTCTATATTAGTCCTGGTCTGTATATTTCTGCTCTCTATATTAGTCCTGCTCTGTATATTTCTGCTCTCTATATTAGTCATGGTCTGTATATTTCTGCTCTCTATATTAGTCATGGTCTGTATATTTCTGGTCTCTATATTAGTCCTGGTCTATATATTTCTGGTCTCTATATTAGTCCTGGTCTGTATATTCCTGCTCTCTATATTAGTCCTGGTCTATATATTTCTGGTCTCTATATTAGTCCTGGTCTCTATATTTCTGCTCTCTATATTAGTCCTGGTCTGTATATTTCTGCTCTCTATATTAGTCCTGGTCTGTATAAGAATAAGAATAAGAAGAACTTCtacagcagcgtttcccaaccagggtgcctccagctgttgcaaaactacaactcccagcatgcccggacagccaacggctgtccgggcatgctgggagttgtagttttgcaacagctgaaggcacacaggttggaaaacactggcgtaGACCAACACTGATGTAGACCaacggctgtgcgggcatgctgggagttgtagttttgcaacagctgaaggaacacaggttggaaaacactggtgtggaCCAACACTGATGtagaccaacggctgtccgggcatgctgggagttgtagttttgcaacagctgaaggcacacaggttggaaaacactggcgtgGACCAACACTGATGtagaccaacggctgtccgggcatgctgggagttgtagttttgcaacagctgaaggcacacaggttggaaaacactggcgtaGACCAACACTGATGTAGACCaacggctgtgcgggcatgctgggagttgtagttttgcaacagctgaaggaacacaggttggaaaacactggcgtgGACCAACACTGATGtagaccaacggctgtccgggcatgctgggagttgtagttttgcaacagctgaaggcacacaggttggaaaacactggcgtgGACCAACACTGATGtagaccaacggctgtccgggcatgctgggagttgtagttttgcaacagctgaaggcacacaggttggaaaacactggcgtaGACCAACACTGATGtagaccaacggctgtccgggcatgctgggagttgtagttttgcaacagctggaggcgcacaggttggaataggagggacctatgagtggagggtaaatccaatattattaacatttgaccgctaagcggtcactaagaccctaaatttcccacccaatttaaaacttaacatttaatgagccgagattaaaataacctcacacatattgatccatggtgcattgattggcatgacactgcatgctatagaagtgaattgaaaaattagactgtggctgcagtccacagtctatagtgtgagacaattaaaaatctaacacattgcccgcccgcccgacgtttcgccacaggctgtggctttatcaagggctaagaggcaaatggcgtgcaaacaagccttgcaggggtttaaataacctcctgtctctaacgtcattagaacatgtcacttcctgtattaacatgacatctcattggttacaatcatATGCAGACTCATGATtgaccgcttcctggccaatgaatttttagaccaggatgcatcttgctatattcgtttgattgctgccaatcaaacgaatatagcaagatgcatcctggtctaaaaattcattggccaggaagcggtcaATCATGAGTCTGCATatgattgtaaccaatgagatgtcatgttaatacaggaagtgacatgttctaatgacgttagagacaggaggttatttaaacccctgcaaggcttgtttgcacgccatttgcctcttagcccttgataaagccacagcctgtggcgaaacgtcgggcgggcgggcaatgtgttagatttttaattgtctcacactatagactgtggactgcagccacagtctaatttttcaattcacttctatagcatgcagtgtcatgccaatcaatgcaccatggatcaatatgtgtgaggttattttaatctcggctcattaaatgttaagttttaaattgggtgggaaatttagggtcttagtgaccgcttagcggtcaaatgttaatagcacaggttggaaaacactggcgtgGACCAACACTGATGtagaccaacggctgtccgggcatgctgggagttgtagttttgcaacagctggaggcgcacaggttggaaaacactggcgtgGACCAACACTGATGtagaccaacggctgtccgggcatgctgggagttgtagttttgcaacagctggaggcgccctggtcggGAAGCACTGCTCTAGATTACAATAAGAAAGTTAACCCTGTTGTATATTATTGGGGttacagtcattaaaggggtaatacTGAATAATACAGAATATCTATGGACAGCTgggaaaatagataaataaatataattaaaaaattaattaaattaataaaatatttttttttgtagatacatatatgtgtgtgtaaataaaaaaaaaattgtttatatatatatatatatatatatatatatatatatatatatattattttttttttctacaatttgATGTGAAGTGCAGTAAATAGACGGGGGTCTCTTCACTCCTGCCCTCCCAGTCCTTGAAATTAGTGCAGCCATAGACTCTTCACAATAACATAAGCATCAAGGGAAATCTATATGAATTGTAAAATTGAGCATTCTCTGAATTCAACAACAGGGGGACCCCCTACCACTAGAAAAGCTAAGGGGGACCCCCAACCACTAGACAATCTCAGGTAGACCCCCGACCACCAGACAATCTCAGGGGGACCCCGACCACCAATCTCAGGGGGACCCCCAATCACCAGACAATCTCAGGTGGACCCCCGACCACCAGACAATCTCAGGGGGACCCCCGACCATCAGACAATCTTCAGGGGACCCCGACCACCAGACAATCTCAGGTAGACCCCCGACCACCAGACAATCTCCGGGGGACCCCCTTGCTATGATAAGATGTTGTCAATCTAaagctttatggtgacactgtccATCCCAGATACACAAACACTTTATATACTAAGTATCACTCTGGTGCTGGGGAATTATATTCCATATATAATTATCTGTAATGGTTCTTATGGAGGTTGTACAtactttgtgtatatatagtttgtgtatatacTTTGTATTAGTATCTGTATATTGACACTaacattaataatattattagaaAGGTTTCCTGTCATATAAATATTTACATGATCAGTGAgataaacaataaaatacaacaaATCCTGACTGATCCCGAGTCACTAAACTCCTCCGAATTCTGATGGAGAATCCTCCAATGTGTAAATATGGGAATAAGGGGCCATGAGTTAGAATAAATAACAATAcaactatctcctatctatctatctatctcatatctatctatctatctcatatctatctatctatctatctatctcatatctatctatctatctcatatttatctatctcatatctatctatctatctcatatctatctatctatctatctatctctcatatctatctcatatctatctatctatctcatatctatctatctatctcatatctatctatctcatatctatctatctatctcatatttatctatctatctcatatttatctatctcatatctatctatctatctcatatctatctatctatctctcatatctatctatctcatatttatctatctcatatctatctatctctcatatccatctatatatctatctcatatctatctatctatctcatatctatctatctatctcatatttatctatctcatatctatctatctatctcatatctatctatctatctctcatatctatctatctcatatttatctatctcatatctatctatctctcatatccatctatatatctatctcatatctatctatctatctcatatctatctatctcatatctatctatctatctatctcatatctatctatctatctatctatctatctcatatctatctatctatctcatatctatctatctcatatatttctatctatctatctgtagagTTCCTCTGTTGTTTTGAACACTCTCCCCCACAATaattgcccccctgcctgctccaGTGTTACCCCAGGGGGGGCTCCTGCCCTATAACAAGTCCAGGCAGGTAGATGTTGCTGCACCCTCACTGCACTAGGACTCTCCCATCATAAACATCACAATAAATTCtacagcagcgtttcccaaccagggcgcctccagctgttgcaaaactacaactcccagcatgcccggacagccaaaggctgtccggacatgttgtgagttgtagttttgcaacagctggaggcgccctggttggggaaaACCCCTGTTCTCCAGGAAGTTTGCAGCAAAGTCAGCGGCTCGTTGTTCTGCAGCACATGGTGGGGGGGATCACACAAGTCTCTGCTGCAGAGCTATACAGATTAAGGGGGTCCCCAGGGACTGCATTATGGTGAGGGGGCTCTGCCCTGTGGCAGTCTGCAGCAGCTGGCACTATGGCATGAGACACAAGCAGCAGCCACCCACCACCCAGTGCAGATAGCAGCCTGGGCATTGTGCTCTGCAGCACAGCCTGCACCCAGGGGCACAGTCCTTGCACCCACCTTGAGGGTCCCAGTTCACCTGCTTCCTCGGGTTCTCTAGGGGGAATTTCATGTCTCCTGTATGTAGCAGTGACCACCCCAGATGCCAGCAGGGTTCTGCACCATGGGCTGGGCAGACGAGACAGTCCTGGAGATGAGACAGTCCTGGAGATGAGACAATCCTGGAGAGAGGGTGAGGAGACCACCCTGGATGGGGAGACAGTCCTGGATGGGGAGACAGTCCTGGATGGGGAGACAGTCCTGGATGGGGAGACAGTCCTGGATGGGAGACAGTCCTGGATGGGGGAGACAGTCCTGGATGGGGAGACAGTCCTGGATGGGGAGACAGTCCTGGATGGGGGAGACAGTCCTGGATGGGGAGACAGTCCTGGATGGGGAGACAGTCCTGGATGGGGAGACAGTCCTGGATGGGAGACAGTCCTGGATGGGGGAGACAGTCCTGGATGGGGCTGAGGGGTCCTCCCTGGTCACATCAGCTCAGGCTGGGGGCTGCAGCTCTTGTGGATTGGAGCAGCCTGGTGTAGCCTGATGGAGCGGGGTCTGCAGCATTACACATGTGTGCGGCGGGGCTGCTgtcagacacccgggcaggaggctgGAAGCTGCACAATGCTCTGTGAGGGTGAGGAGCGTCTGACATAACGTCATGGCTGCTGGAGAAGACCGCAGTGTGTGATAAGGGCCCCCCACCCCCAGAACAATAACAACCCCCTCCACAGAGGAGGAGAAGTTACCTCCTGAGAGGATAGACGTGAGGACAcatgaggatggtggtgatgggCATGGGGGTCTTACTGGTGATGGGCATGGTGGTCATACTGATGATGGGCATGGTGGTCATACTGATGATGGGCATGGTGGTCATACTGGTGATGGGCATGGTGGTCATACTGATGATGGGCATGGTGGTCATACTGGTGATGGGCATGGGGGTCATACTGGTGGTGATGGGCATGGGGGTCATACTGGTGATGGGCATGGTGGTCATACTGGTGATGGCTGGTACTTACTGGCCGGCAGAGGAGGGCGCAGTGTTCCTGGCTGGGCTCACTGGCAGGGGACACGCTCGGGTGGGCAGCAGCACATGGCAGATACATGGGAAGCCCCCGCAGCATTGGGTGGTCGTCTCCTCCTCACCAGACATATCCACAGCACAAAGACAATGGCCGAGCGCGGAGCAGGGGCTTTCCCGGAGCCCAGAGAGGACGCATCTCCCCGCGCCAGCTGCCGCTCTGTGTGTACAGGTGCCAGGGAGGGGGCAGCCGGGCATTCCCGCCGCCCAGAAGAGCCGCCCCTCACAGGTAACACGGGGGCCCCCGGGTGACGGCAGGAAGATCCGCTCCCCCCGCCCGCAGGAGGAGGGCCCCGATAGTGAGGAGGTATCTGAGGGCCCCGATAGTGAGGAGGTATCTGAGGGCCCCGATAGTGAGGAGGAATCTGAGGGCCCCGATAGTGAGGAGGTATCTGAGGGCCCCGATAGTGAGGAGGTATCTGAGGGCCCCGATAGTGAGGAGGTATCTGAGGGCCCCGATAGTGAGGAGGTATCTGAGGGCCCCGATAGTGAGGAGATATCTGAGGGCCCCGATAGTGAGGAGGTATCTGAGGGCCCCGATAGTGAGGAGGTATCTGAGGGCCCCGATAGTGAGGAGGTATCTGAGGGCCCCGATAGTGAGGAGGAATCTGAGGGCCCCGATAGTGAGGAGGTATCTGAGGGCCCCGACAGTGAGGAGGGATCTGAGGGCCCCGACAGTGAGGAGGGATCTGAGGGCCCCGACAGTGAGGAGGTATCTGAGGGCCCCGATAGTGAGGAGGTATCTGAGGGCCCCGATAGTGAGGAGGTATCTGAGGGCCCCGATAGTGAGGAGGTATCTGAGGGCCCCGACAGTGAGGAGGGATCTGAGGGCCCCGACAGTGAGGAGGTATCTGAGGGCCCCGACAGTGAGGAGGTATCTGAGGGCCCCGACAGTGAGGAGGTATCTGAGGGCCCCGATAGTGAGGAGGTATCTGAGGACCCCGATAGTGAGAAGGGTATCTGAGGGCCCCGATAGTGAGGAGGTATCTGAGGGCCCCGATAGTGAGGAGGTATCTGAGGGCCCCGATAGTGAGGAGGTATCTGAGGACCCCGATAGTGAGGAGGTATCTTAGGGCCCCGATAGTGAGGAGGTATCTGAGGACCCCGACAGTGAGGAGGGATCTGAGGGCCCCGACAGTGAGGAGGGATCTGAGGACCCCGACAGTGAGGAGGTATCTGAGGGCCCCGATAGTGAGGAGGTATCTGAGGACCCCGATAGTGAGGAGGGATCTGAGGACCCCGATAGTGAGGAGGTATCTGAGGACCCCGATAGTGAGAAGGGTATCTGAGATCCCCGATAGTGAGGAGGTATCTGAGGGCCCCGATAGTGAGCAGGTATCTGAGGGCCCCGATAGTGAGGAGGTATCTGAGGGCCCCGATAGGGAGGAGGTATCTGAGGGCCCCGATAGTGAGGAGGTATCTGAGGACCCAGATAGTGAACAGATATCTGAAGACCCCGATAGTGAACAGATATCTGAGTGCTGCGGTAGTGAGGAGGGATCTGAGGGCCCCCACTCCCAGGAGGAATCTGAGGACCCCAATAGTGAGGAGGTATCTGAGGGGCCCTCCTTTAGGAGGAATCTGAGGACCCCGATAGTAATGAGGAAGCTGAGGACCCCAATAGTGAGGAGGTATGGGGGGGCCCCTATAGTGAGGAGGAATCTAAGGACCCCCACCCACAGAAGGAGGAATCTGAGGACCCTGATAGTGAGCAGGAATCTGAGGACCCCGATAGTGAGCAGGAATCTGAGGACCCCGATAGTGAGCAGGTATCTGAGGACCCCGATAGTGAGCAGGTAACTGAGGACCCCGATAGTGAGCAGGTATCTGAGGACCCTTATAGTGAGCAGGTAACTGAGGACCCCGATAGTGAGCAGGTATCTGAGGGCCCTGATAGTGAGGAGGAATCTAAGGACCCCCACCCACAGAAGGAGGAATCTGAGGACCCCGATAGTGAGCAGGAATCTGAGGACCCCGATAGTGAGCAGGAATCTGAGGACCCTGATAGTGAGCAGGAATCTGAGGACCCCGATAGTGAGCAGGTATCTGAGGACCCTTATAGTGAGCAGGTAACTGAGGACCCCGATAGTGAGCAGGAATCTGAGGACCCCGATAAAGAGCAGGAATCTGAGGACCCCGATAGTGAGCAGGTATCTGAGGACCCTTATAGTGAGCAGGTAACTGAGGACCCCGATAGTGAGCAGGAATCTGAGGACCCCGATAAAGAGCAGGAATCTGACGACCCCGATAGTGAGGAGGAATCTGCAGGCCCCCGATAGTGAGGAGGATTCTGAGAGCCCCAATAGTAAGTAGGAATCTGATGGGCCCCATAGTTAAGAGGCATCTGAGggccccagtggtaaggagaggAGTCTGAGGGCCCCAATAATGAGGCATTTGGGGCCCCAATCACCCCCCAAAAAATCAGCAGCCGCCTCCTCACTACATAACACTGCAGAGAAGGAGGCTCCTCATTCACATTCCTTCTCCATcattcctcatcctcctcatttaTATTTATTCTCATTCATTCCTTCTCCCTCATTCCCCATCTCTCACCTCCATTCATCTTCCCTCATTCACATTCCTTCTCCCTCATTCCTCATCCCCCTCATTCACATTCCTTCTCCCTCATTCCTCATCCCCCTCATTCACATTCCTTCTCCATcattcctcatcctcctcattcaCATTCCTTCTCCCTCATTTCTCATCCTCTTCATTCACATTCCTTCTCCCTCATTCCTCATCTCTCACCTCCATTCATCTTCCTTCATTCCCTCATTCACATTCCTTCTCCCTCATTCCCCATCTCTCACCTCCATTCATCTTCCCTCATCCCTCATTCACATTCCTTCTCCCTCATTCCCCATCTCACCTCCATTCATCTTCCCTCATCCCTCATTCACATTCCTTCTCCCTCATTCCTCATCTCTCACCTCCATTCATCTTCCCTCATCCCTCATTCACATTCCTTCTCCCTCATTTCTCATCCTCTTCATTCACATTCCTTCTCCCTCATTCCTCATCTCTCACCTCCATTCATCTTCCTTCATTCCCTCATTCACATTCCTTCTCCCTCATTCCCCATCTCTCACCTCCATTCATCTTCCTTCATTCCCTCATTCACATTCCTTCTCCCTCATTCCCCATCTCTCACCTCCATTCATCTTCCCTCATCCCTCATTCACATTCCTTCTCCCTCATTCCTCATCTCTCACCTCCATTCATCTTCCCTCATCCCTCATTCACATTCCTTCTCCCTCATTCCTTATCCTCCTCATTCACATTCCTTCTCCCTCATTCCTCATCTCTCACCTCCATTCATCTTCCCTCATCCCTCATTCACATTCCTTCTCCCTCATTCCTCATCTCTCGGATTCGGTTTCCCCCATTCTTTACctttctcttcctcttcttcccatAAACATGAACTGTGCTATAGGATTGGCTGAATGTGAACGTGATGTCAGTAGAAGGAGGGAGATAAGCGGCTGCCAGACCAGAATGCCGGGGCTTATCCT from Hyla sarda isolate aHylSar1 chromosome 11, aHylSar1.hap1, whole genome shotgun sequence harbors:
- the LOC130295710 gene encoding protein starmaker-like — protein: MAERGAGAFPEPREDASPRASCRSEEGPDSEEVSEGPDSEEVSEGPDSEEESEGPDSEEVSEGPDSEEVSEGPDSEEVSEGPDSEEVSEGPDSEEISEGPDSEEVSEGPDSEEVSEGPDSEEVSEGPDSEEESEGPDSEEVSEGPDSEEGSEGPDSEEGSEGPDSEEVSEGPDSEEVSEGPDSEEVSEGPDSEEVSEGPDSEEGSEGPDSEEVSEGPDSEEVSEGPDSEEVSEGPDSEEEESEDPDSNEEAEDPNSEEVWGGPYSEEESKDPHPQKEESEDPDSEQESEDPDSEQESEDPDSEQVSEDPDSEQVTEDPDSEQVSEDPYSEQVTEDPDSEQVSEGPDSEEESKDPHPQKEESEDPDSEQESEDPDSEQESEDPDSEQESEDPDSEQVSEDPYSEQVTEDPDSEQESEDPDKEQESEDPDSEQVSEDPYSEQVTEDPDSEQESEDPDKEQESDDPDSEEESAGPR